A window of Chaetodon auriga isolate fChaAug3 chromosome 2, fChaAug3.hap1, whole genome shotgun sequence contains these coding sequences:
- the wdr77 gene encoding methylosome protein WDR77, giving the protein MNSAVDSSMIKENRWNVPPNAPACMEKHLCSAQYRADGTLLLGASSLSGRSWQGSVWIYSDPMKAPNEELCKAGVQTEAGVTDVKWVSEKAVVVASDSGALELWELADDERLLVNRFTKHDHDHIVTSVSPVTGANSAVTGSMDCRIKVWDLSQETVVTTYNAHTQPVSCVACSPMDESLFISCGQDGRVLMWDRRKPNKPASRIDVESPSCCPTTAAWHPHHRSTIAFGDELGRVTVKDFLGTEPAQVEHVHSRRVNGLAFSTHSASMLASISDDCSLAVLNSELREILRDRQHQDFVKGVCWLHGGSNTLTTIGWDHLVLHHTVGPAAGAPNSSS; this is encoded by the exons ATGAACAGCGCAGTGGATTCGAGCATGATCAAGGAGAACCGGTGGAACGTACCCCCCAATGCTCCCGCATGCATGGAGAAGCACCTGTGCTCGGCGCAATACAGAGCAG ATGGCACTCTGCTGCTTGGAGCCTCCAGCCTCAGTGGCAGGAGCTGGCAGGGATCTGTTTGGATCTACAGTGATCCTATGAAGGCCCCCAATGAGGAACTCTGCAAAGCTGGTGTGCAGACTGAGGCTGGAGTCACAGATGTCAAATGGGTGTCAGAGaaggctgttgttgttgcatcaGACTCGG GTGCCTTGGAGCTCTGGGAACTGGCAGATGATGAGCGCCTGCTGGTGAATCGCTTCACCAAGCATGACCACGACCACATCGTCACCTCAGTGAGCCCAGTGACTGGAGCGAACAGCGCTGTCACCGGCAGCATGGACTGTCG TATTAAAGTCTGGGATCTCAGTCAGGAGACAGTTGTCACTACGTACAATG CGCACACGCAGCCTGTTAGTTGTGTTGCCTGCAGTCCGATGGACGagtctctcttcatctcctgtGGTCAG GATGGTCGTGTGCTGATGTGGGACAGGAGGAAGCCAAACAAACCTGCCTCTAGAATAG ATGTCGAGTCCCCCAGCTGCTGCCCTACCACTGCAGCGTGGCACCCCCACCACAGAAGCACCATTGCTTTTG GTGATGAGCTTGGCAGAGTGACTGTAAAGGACTTCCTGGGAACAGAACCAGCCCAGGTGGAGCATGTCCACAGCCGCAGAGTTAACGGGCTCGCCTTCTCTACACATAG TGCCTCCATGCTCGCCTCCATAAGTGATGATTGCTCCCTCGCCGTTTTGAACTCTGAACTAAGAGAAAT ACTGAGAGATCGGCAACACCAGGACTTTGTCAAAGGTGTGTGCTGGCTCCACGGTGGCTCCAACACTCTCACAACCATAGGCTGGGATCACCTTGTGCTTCACCACACGGTGGGTCCGGCTGCTGGAGCTCCCAACTCCTCCTCTTAG
- the LOC143331536 gene encoding uncharacterized protein LOC143331536, whose amino-acid sequence MPSTSLSPNITAASPSATNLVPQKQNAEQSPSQSQSTHDKEELSMPLLPPPPEFDDLEEIMDPPPSTPPPDPPMKKAPAPVVSPLLPAQVPAPPPKPKLPAAPKWPPPNTGVKLKPPVQEKPKVANSQLPSNLSTSQTTLLSILQKKMLEMDHKIAPVKEAESSSDDWGTSFSEGDSEVSVFPRATPQSKNYPVVNKAATLDMRELEGKVVKKCQEMSSTQVPTSNGLQSKHQYGMTFTVRPGTKQPITLVNKGESQ is encoded by the exons ATGCCGTCAACCAGTCTAAGTCCCAACATTACGGCTGCGTCCCCAAGTGCGACCAATCTGGTTCCTCAGAAACAAAATGCAGAGCAAAGCCCCTCACAGTCTCAATCCACACACGATAAAGAGGAGTTAAGTATGCCACTACTCCCTCCACCGCCAGAGTTTGATGATTTAGAAGAGATTATGGATCCCCCTCCTTCCACCCCTCCACCTGACCCTCCCATGAAAAAGGCACCAGCAccagttgtgagtcctctccttccagctcaagttcctgctcctcctccaaaACCAAAACTTCCAGCAGCTCCAAAGTGGCCACCTCCCAACACTGGTGTCAAACTAAAGCCACCAGTCCAGGAAAAACCCAAGGTAGCCAATTCCCAGCTACCATCCAATCTTTCAACCAGTCAGACCACACTCCTTAGCATCTTACAAAAGAAGATGCTGGAAATGGACCACAAAATAGCCCCAGTGAAGGAGGCAGAGTCCAGTTCTGATGACTGGGGCACCTCGTTTTCTGAGGGGGACAGTGAGGTCTCTGTTTTCCCCAGAGCCACACCACAGAGCAAGAATTATCCTGTAGTCAACAAAGCAGCGACCTTGGACATGCGGGAGCTGGAGGGTAAAGTGGTCAAAAAATGTCAGGAGATGTCCTCAACCCAAGTTCCCACCAG CAATGGACTGCAGTCAAAACATCAGTATGGCATGACCTTTACGGTTCGGCCTGGAACCAAACAGCCTATTACTCTCGTTAATAAAGGGGAGTCTCAATGA
- the guca1ab.2 gene encoding guanylyl cyclase-activating protein 1, translating to MGNSMGSSMEELQACESHQWYRKFMTECPSGLLTFYEFKQFFGLRNLSDASNAYIQTMFTTFDMNDDGFIDFMEYVAALSLVLKGGVQQKLRWYFKLYDIDGSGCIDRDELLLIIKSIRAINGMPCEMSAEDFANMVFDKIDINGDGELSYDEFMDGVQKDEMLLKTLTESLDLTHIVQKIQGEISTKA from the exons ATGGGAAACTCCATGGGCTCGTCTATGGAGGAGCTACAAGCTTGTGAGAGTCATCAGTGGTACAGAAAATTCATGACCGAGTGCCCATCTGGACTTCTCACCTTTTACGAGTTCAAGCAGTTCTTTGGCCTCAGGAATCTGTCGGATGCATCAAACGCCTACATTCAGACGATGTTTACAACGTTTGACATGAATGAT gatggcttcattgatttcatgGAGTATGTCGCTGCTCTGAGCCTGGTGCTTAAAGGAGGAGTGCAACAGAAGCTCCGCTGGTACTTTAAGTTGTATGATATAGACGGGAGTGGCTGCATCGACCGTGACGAGCTGCTTCTGATAATTAAG TCCATCCGTGCAATCAATGGAATGCCTTGTGAGATGTCAGCTGAGGACTTTGCCAACATGGTTTTTGACAAGATTGACATCAATGGAGATG GTGAACTCTCCTACGATGAGTTCATGGACGGAGTCCAGAAAGACGAAATGCTGCTGAAGACGCTAACAGAGAGTCTGGACCTCACACACATTGTCCAGAAGATTCAAGGAGAGATTAGCACCAAAGCTTAA